The genomic stretch GCTTCCTGGCGGATCTGGCCTTCTTCCGCCGCTGGTCGCATGGCCGCAAGCAACTCCGCGTGGAGTTTTTCTACCGCGAGATGCGCCGCGCGACCGGCCTCCTCATGCAGGGCGACCAGCCAGAGGGGGGCGAGTGGAATTACGACGCGGAAAACCGCAAGCCGCTGCCCAAGGGCATGCTGCCGCCCGCCGCCCCCCGCTTCCCGCCCGATGCCATCACGCAGGAGGTCATGGCGCTGGTGGCTGCCCGCTTCCCCGCGCATTTCGGCCGGCTGGAGGGCTTCAACTGGCCCGTCACGGCGGCCGAAGCCAAGCGGGCCCTGGCCGCTTTCATCGCCGAGCGCCTGCCGCGCTTCGGTGATTTTCAGGACGCCCTGGCGGAGGGCGAGGCGACGTTGTTCCACAGCCTCATCTCCACCAGCCTCAATATCGGCCTGCTGCTGCCGGGCGATGTCTGTGCTGCGGTCGAGGCCGCCTACCGCGCCGGCCAGGTGCCGCTGAATGCCGCGGAGGGCTTCATTCGCCAGGTTCTGGGCTGGCGGGAATATGTGCGCGGCCTCTATTGGCTGAAGATGCCGGGCTATGGCGCGACCAACGCGCTGGCAGCGCACCGCCCGCTGCCGGAATTCTTCTGGAAGGGCGATTCCGGCCTGCGCTGCATGGACGCCGCGATCACCCAGACCCGGGACCTCGCTTATGCCCACCACATCCAGCGCCTGATGGTGACCGGCAATTTCGCGCTGCTGGCCGGGTTGGACCCTTTGGCGGTGCAGGAATGGTATCTGGCCGTCTATGCCGATGCCTTCGAATGGGTGGAACTGCCCAACACCCACGGCATGGCGCTGCATGCCGATGGCGGCGTCATGGCCAGCAAGCCCTATGCGGCGAGCGGCGCCTACCTCAACCGCATGGGCAATCACTGCGCGCGCTGCCGCTACGATGTGAAGCGCGCGGAAGGCGAGGGGGCTTGCCCCTTCAACTTTCTCTATTGGGATTTCATCGCGCGCCATGCGCAGGATTTCGCCGGAAATCCACGCATGGCCATGCCGCTGAGCACCCTGCGCAAGATGGCGCCGGCCAAGCTTGCGGCCTTGCGGTCCGAGGCCGCGAAATTCCTGGACACTGTGTCACCCTTGCCTTGACCTGCCGCCGGCCGCGCGGTTGAAGGAAGCCTGCCGCCGGAGAGACACACAGATGCTGACCACGCCCCGCCGAAGCCTCATTCTGGGCGGCCTCGCCGCGCCGCTGCTGGCCGCGCCGGCGATTGCGCAGGCCTGGGCGCCGAGCCGCACGGTTCGCCTCGTCGTGCCGATTGCGCCGGGTGGCGCCAATGACATCATCGCGCGCCTGATGGCCGAGCGGCTGCAACCCATCCTCGGCCAGACCGTGGTGGTGGAGAACCGGCCCGGCGCCGGCGGCAATATCGGCGCGCAATCCGTCATCCAGGCGGAAAAGGACGGCCATACCTGGCTGCTCACCTCGGCCAATGTGCTGACGGCCAATACCTATCTCTACGGCACCCGCATGCCCTTCGTTCCGCTGCGCGATTTCACGCCGGTGACGCGGGTGGGCATCGGCACGCTCCTCTGGGTGGTGAATGCGCAGCGCCCCTGGCGGACCTTCCAGGAGCAGATCGAATTCGCCCGCCGCAATCCAGGGCGCGTCACCATGGGCAGCAGCGGCACCGGCACGATCAGCCATTTGTTCTTCGAGCGCGTGAAGCGCCAGACCAATGCCGACATGACGCATG from Sediminicoccus sp. KRV36 encodes the following:
- a CDS encoding cryptochrome/photolyase family protein gives rise to the protein MQPPELRLVLGDQCSASLSALEDLDPARDVVLMMEVQAECTYVPHHPQKIALILSAMRHFARALEARGVRVDYIRLDDPANTGSFSGEVARAVARHAPARIIATEPGEWRVLAEMESWEATLGLPVEIRDDTRFLADLAFFRRWSHGRKQLRVEFFYREMRRATGLLMQGDQPEGGEWNYDAENRKPLPKGMLPPAAPRFPPDAITQEVMALVAARFPAHFGRLEGFNWPVTAAEAKRALAAFIAERLPRFGDFQDALAEGEATLFHSLISTSLNIGLLLPGDVCAAVEAAYRAGQVPLNAAEGFIRQVLGWREYVRGLYWLKMPGYGATNALAAHRPLPEFFWKGDSGLRCMDAAITQTRDLAYAHHIQRLMVTGNFALLAGLDPLAVQEWYLAVYADAFEWVELPNTHGMALHADGGVMASKPYAASGAYLNRMGNHCARCRYDVKRAEGEGACPFNFLYWDFIARHAQDFAGNPRMAMPLSTLRKMAPAKLAALRSEAAKFLDTVSPLP
- a CDS encoding tripartite tricarboxylate transporter substrate binding protein; the protein is MLTTPRRSLILGGLAAPLLAAPAIAQAWAPSRTVRLVVPIAPGGANDIIARLMAERLQPILGQTVVVENRPGAGGNIGAQSVIQAEKDGHTWLLTSANVLTANTYLYGTRMPFVPLRDFTPVTRVGIGTLLWVVNAQRPWRTFQEQIEFARRNPGRVTMGSSGTGTISHLFFERVKRQTNADMTHVPYRGGGPAIQDLISGNIDMMFDVMPALLPHVREGRFRALAVGSAGRVDYVPEIANVPSMGELLPGSGIDALNWWCVVAATGTPEAAVSTMHGAITRVLAQEELRNRLLGLTIQPMPDATPAAFGEFWRAQVPVWRELVEASGAVAE